From Cyclobacteriaceae bacterium, a single genomic window includes:
- a CDS encoding winged helix-turn-helix transcriptional regulator, with protein sequence MGLTKTEEFTKAQNELASLTKALGHPARIAILQFLIKQKSCVCGDIVDELPLSQSTVSQHLSELKKAGLIKGDIEGPSVCYCIDEKAWARAQKLIGGLFETYQPANCC encoded by the coding sequence ATGGGACTTACCAAGACAGAAGAATTTACAAAAGCGCAAAATGAACTGGCCTCATTAACGAAGGCATTGGGTCACCCTGCCCGCATTGCTATTCTTCAGTTTCTAATTAAACAAAAATCATGTGTATGTGGAGACATTGTCGATGAGCTTCCATTATCCCAATCAACCGTGTCTCAACATTTAAGTGAGTTGAAAAAAGCAGGACTCATCAAAGGTGATATAGAGGGACCATCTGTCTGTTATTGCATTGATGAGAAAGCCTGGGCAAGGGCTCAAAAGTTAATTGGCGGCCTGTTCGAAACGTATCAGCCTGCAAACTGCTGCTAA
- a CDS encoding protein-tyrosine-phosphatase, with protein MSIPSLRHASLVAELEITVKALVYDFDEIPVERKEVLKQLTAFVQNKVKDGEKVYLNFICTHNSRRSHLAQLWAQAAAYYYGVSGVECFSGGTETTAFNPRAVTAMQNAGFEIIKTKEDYNPIYEVRYARNAPVVISYSKKYDDPFNHNKDFAAIMTCSHADENCPLVLGASARIALTYDDPKEFDGTPIESVKYSERVREIGREILYAFSQVKI; from the coding sequence ATGTCAATACCCTCACTAAGACATGCTTCATTGGTTGCTGAACTTGAGATCACGGTAAAAGCACTTGTTTATGATTTCGACGAAATACCAGTTGAACGTAAAGAGGTTTTGAAACAGCTTACGGCCTTCGTTCAGAATAAAGTTAAAGACGGAGAAAAAGTCTATTTGAATTTCATATGCACTCATAATTCGCGACGGAGTCACCTGGCACAGCTATGGGCTCAGGCGGCGGCATACTATTATGGAGTTTCTGGAGTAGAGTGTTTTTCAGGAGGGACGGAGACAACGGCCTTTAATCCCAGGGCCGTGACGGCAATGCAGAATGCTGGCTTTGAAATTATAAAAACAAAAGAAGACTATAATCCAATATATGAAGTTAGGTATGCCCGGAATGCTCCGGTTGTCATCTCTTACTCTAAAAAGTATGACGATCCCTTCAATCATAATAAGGATTTTGCAGCAATCATGACATGCTCTCATGCGGATGAGAATTGCCCGCTTGTATTGGGAGCTTCAGCCCGAATCGCGTTGACATACGATGATCCTAAAGAATTCGATGGCACCCCGATCGAGTCGGTCAAATATTCAGAAAGGGTAAGGGAGATTGGGAGAGAAATTCTGTATGCATTCTCGCAAGTAAAAATCTAA
- a CDS encoding arsenite methyltransferase: MNTLQTSEDIRLMVKEMYSKIAGQSKESNETSCCGATGCGTIDHTVMAEDYSSLKGYSKDADLGLGCGLPTEHAKMKEGDIIVDLGSGAGNDAFVARSIVGESGKVIGIDFTEKMIEKARLNAKKLNYSNVEFRQGDIENMPLAGNTADVVVSNCVLNLVPNKKQAFAETYRILKTGGHFSVSDIVLIGNLPEGLQKSAEMYAGCVSGAIQMDDYLGIIKETGFTNLSVQKAKRIILPTEILKDYLSDEAIERFTRGTDGIFSITVYAEKQDSRSCCGPDCCN; this comes from the coding sequence ATGAACACCTTACAAACCTCAGAAGACATCAGACTAATGGTAAAAGAGATGTACTCGAAAATTGCAGGGCAAAGCAAAGAGAGCAATGAGACATCCTGTTGCGGAGCTACAGGATGTGGAACGATTGATCATACAGTGATGGCCGAAGACTATTCAAGCCTGAAAGGATATTCTAAAGATGCTGACCTTGGCCTGGGTTGCGGACTACCAACGGAGCATGCTAAAATGAAAGAAGGTGACATTATTGTTGATCTTGGATCCGGCGCTGGCAATGATGCGTTCGTAGCACGTTCGATTGTTGGAGAAAGTGGAAAGGTGATCGGCATTGACTTCACCGAGAAGATGATTGAGAAAGCCAGACTGAATGCAAAGAAGCTTAACTATTCAAACGTTGAGTTTCGTCAGGGAGATATCGAGAACATGCCGCTTGCCGGGAATACAGCGGATGTTGTGGTGAGCAATTGTGTGCTGAATCTTGTTCCCAACAAGAAACAGGCATTCGCAGAGACTTACAGGATTTTAAAGACGGGTGGACATTTCAGTGTGTCAGATATTGTATTGATTGGCAATCTTCCTGAAGGATTACAAAAGAGCGCAGAGATGTATGCCGGTTGTGTATCCGGTGCGATCCAGATGGATGATTATCTGGGCATTATTAAAGAGACAGGCTTTACAAACCTTTCAGTACAAAAGGCAAAGCGAATTATACTTCCCACCGAAATCCTGAAAGACTATCTCTCAGATGAGGCAATCGAAAGATTCACTAGGGGTACGGATGGAATTTTCAGTATTACGGTTTATGCCGAAAAGCAAGACTCAAGGTCGTGCTGTGGTCCGGATTGTTGCAACTGA
- a CDS encoding N-acetyltransferase yields the protein MTMKIISMQPEHWDQVKTIYEQGIATGHATFQTSAPEWDEWNESHLAKGRLIAIDENSNVLGWAALTPVSGRCVYAGVAEVSVYLSESARGKGIGKTLLAELIGTSERDGFWTLQAGVLRENISSIKIHEACGFHIVGVRERLGQLKGTWRDVVLLERRSLVVGV from the coding sequence ATTACTATGAAGATCATTTCTATGCAGCCTGAGCACTGGGATCAGGTCAAAACAATTTATGAACAAGGCATTGCTACTGGTCATGCAACCTTTCAAACTTCTGCACCAGAGTGGGATGAATGGAATGAGAGTCATCTGGCAAAGGGCAGATTGATAGCTATTGATGAGAATAGTAATGTGTTAGGATGGGCAGCATTAACACCAGTTAGCGGACGATGTGTTTATGCGGGTGTAGCAGAAGTAAGCGTGTACCTGAGTGAGAGCGCCAGGGGAAAAGGAATTGGAAAGACTCTTCTGGCAGAACTTATAGGAACAAGTGAGCGTGATGGATTCTGGACATTGCAGGCAGGCGTGCTTCGTGAGAACATTAGCAGTATAAAAATTCATGAGGCGTGTGGATTTCATATAGTAGGTGTTCGTGAAAGGCTGGGTCAGTTAAAAGGTACCTGGCGGGATGTTGTACTTCTTGAGCGCAGAAGTTTGGTGGTAGGCGTCTAA
- a CDS encoding AAA family ATPase has protein sequence MNNTGFKIIAITPLQGCNKYFLKILSTNKPYYLFNNYQITQDENGIEKITLKEEPPRLYDLGKLKINISAIVGKNGSGKSSLVELLYVAFYNIAKQQRLLPKKDENGLLYKFEENINIAIYFTNNEDIFKLEQKSGINTLYKFKKSFIGFDEEKRVDSKKILEHLFYNIVVNYSHYALNENDLGPWIKAIFHKNDAYQTPIVLNPFRDEGNIDINIENHLVKSRMLVNILEPKVKSFFFRSSPKTPTKLHFSLNYDKFQVNKKSKKISLVLTNGVKSYVFPSIYEVFYNDPTFIPADNLLNKYAKEYILRKLHSIIAKYKHYLKYRGYKNRGTNALMIKYLKALRADKSHITFKLKQAINFLRFDALPKDKEVFSLNVSKLSSTISEIEKNNGIDALELAPPSFLSVDIEFSQPENLFSKLSSGEKQKTYALASVIYHLKNIESVLKNQETIDHQNELIKYKNINIIFDEIELYYHPDLQRRFIKDLIDSLAAAKFKLINSINFIFITHSPFVLSDIPEQNTLYLDLLNQKAIQRYPVTNTFGGNIHDLLSNSFFLDSDGYMGEFAKSKIKMAHSFLTKIIKSRNPNLPIDLQKKLEIRKLIDIIGEPLIRTGLNDLYADAYLQTKSSINEEVSRLENLKRNLPE, from the coding sequence ATGAATAACACCGGCTTTAAAATTATTGCCATCACTCCACTCCAAGGATGCAATAAGTATTTCCTTAAAATATTAAGCACAAACAAACCATATTATTTATTCAATAATTATCAGATTACACAGGACGAAAATGGAATTGAGAAAATAACCCTAAAAGAAGAACCACCTCGATTATATGATCTAGGAAAGTTAAAAATAAACATATCAGCAATCGTCGGAAAAAATGGATCGGGTAAAAGCAGCTTAGTCGAATTGCTTTATGTCGCATTTTACAATATTGCAAAACAACAAAGATTATTACCTAAAAAGGATGAAAACGGTCTCTTATACAAGTTCGAAGAGAATATAAACATAGCAATCTACTTCACAAACAATGAAGACATCTTCAAACTTGAGCAAAAGTCAGGCATAAATACACTCTATAAATTCAAAAAGTCATTCATTGGTTTTGACGAAGAAAAAAGAGTTGATTCAAAGAAAATACTAGAACACCTCTTCTACAATATCGTTGTTAATTATTCGCATTATGCATTAAATGAGAATGATCTCGGGCCTTGGATTAAGGCCATTTTCCATAAAAACGACGCATATCAAACGCCGATTGTTCTGAACCCTTTCCGCGATGAGGGAAACATCGATATAAACATCGAAAATCATTTAGTAAAGTCACGTATGCTCGTGAATATTTTAGAGCCTAAAGTTAAAAGTTTCTTCTTCCGAAGTTCTCCAAAGACTCCAACCAAACTTCATTTCTCTTTAAATTATGACAAATTTCAGGTTAACAAGAAATCAAAAAAGATTTCTTTAGTACTCACAAACGGAGTGAAGTCATATGTGTTTCCCAGTATTTATGAAGTATTTTATAACGATCCGACATTCATCCCGGCTGATAACCTTCTTAACAAGTACGCCAAAGAATACATTCTCAGAAAACTCCATTCAATCATTGCCAAATACAAACATTACTTGAAATACAGGGGCTATAAAAATAGAGGAACAAACGCCTTAATGATCAAATACCTTAAAGCATTGAGGGCCGATAAGAGCCACATAACCTTTAAATTAAAACAAGCTATAAATTTTCTTCGTTTCGATGCACTGCCAAAGGACAAAGAAGTCTTTTCATTGAATGTTAGCAAGCTCTCTTCAACGATTTCAGAGATTGAAAAGAACAACGGTATTGATGCTTTAGAGTTAGCACCCCCTTCATTCCTTTCGGTCGACATTGAATTTTCGCAACCAGAAAACCTCTTCTCAAAATTAAGCTCCGGCGAAAAACAAAAAACTTACGCATTAGCTTCGGTAATTTATCATTTAAAGAATATTGAGTCAGTTTTGAAAAATCAAGAAACTATAGACCATCAAAACGAATTAATTAAATACAAAAATATTAACATAATATTTGATGAGATAGAACTTTATTACCACCCCGATCTTCAGCGTCGTTTTATTAAAGATTTAATCGATAGCCTTGCCGCAGCCAAATTCAAATTGATCAACTCAATAAACTTTATCTTTATTACACATTCCCCTTTTGTCTTATCAGATATCCCAGAACAGAATACATTATATCTTGATCTTTTAAATCAAAAAGCAATTCAGCGATACCCAGTCACCAACACTTTTGGAGGAAATATTCACGATCTCTTGTCCAATAGCTTTTTCCTAGATTCAGACGGATACATGGGAGAATTCGCCAAATCAAAAATAAAGATGGCACATTCATTTTTGACAAAAATAATCAAGTCTAGAAATCCTAATCTCCCCATAGATCTTCAAAAAAAACTCGAAATTAGAAAACTGATCGATATTATTGGCGAACCTCTGATACGCACTGGTCTGAACGACCTATACGCTGATGCCTATCTTCAAACAAAGTCAAGTATTAACGAAGAAGTCAGCAGATTAGAAAATTTAAAAAGAAATCTTCCTGAATAA
- a CDS encoding class I SAM-dependent methyltransferase, whose translation MDEKRIALEIINMSTNDKPGDSYSNVKELDPSLVSSMNKLVSLELIYELERNFNTQLSTIKKTRLWTERVSKFIHNQSIDYFNADKVKVPDSVFLSEIKTYTFGKNDVIADIGAGSGYFERVLSMYCDHLTVYANEINSSNLSQLKTRLKFLELSDQKDITYHAILGNENSSLLPSNTFDKVIVRNTYHHFSNPDKMVKDFKRILKKDGKLYIVDILTDETDKEPECKSHLTRKDFMKVINENGFRLVNETKLDYDNFKCFEFRLML comes from the coding sequence ATGGACGAAAAAAGAATTGCTCTTGAGATCATTAACATGTCCACCAACGATAAGCCCGGTGATTCTTATTCAAATGTAAAAGAACTCGATCCTTCATTAGTTTCTTCCATGAATAAACTTGTGTCGTTAGAGCTTATTTATGAATTGGAAAGGAATTTTAACACTCAGCTATCGACAATAAAGAAAACCAGGCTGTGGACAGAAAGGGTATCGAAGTTCATTCACAACCAATCCATTGATTACTTCAATGCGGATAAGGTAAAAGTCCCGGATTCTGTCTTTCTATCAGAAATAAAAACATACACTTTCGGGAAGAACGATGTGATCGCCGATATCGGTGCAGGATCCGGTTATTTTGAAAGAGTCCTTTCTATGTACTGCGATCATTTGACGGTTTATGCCAACGAAATCAATTCCTCAAATTTATCCCAGCTCAAAACCAGGCTGAAGTTCTTGGAACTATCCGACCAGAAGGATATCACCTATCATGCAATCCTGGGAAATGAAAATTCAAGTCTGCTGCCCTCCAATACTTTTGACAAAGTCATTGTAAGGAATACCTATCATCATTTTTCCAATCCGGATAAAATGGTTAAGGATTTTAAAAGGATACTCAAGAAAGACGGCAAGCTTTATATCGTTGATATATTAACTGACGAAACCGACAAAGAACCCGAATGTAAATCTCATCTTACGAGAAAGGATTTCATGAAGGTGATCAATGAAAATGGGTTCCGTTTAGTTAATGAAACTAAGTTGGATTACGACAATTTCAAGTGTTTCGAGTTTCGGTTGATGTTATAG
- a CDS encoding NmrA family NAD(P)-binding protein, which yields MNIVLTGSLGNIGKPLTPELVKKGHSVTVISSSNEKAKDIKALGATPAIGRIQDVDFLTRTFNGADIVYLMETMEAVGDMFDKSVDFIGGISAIGENYKEAVSRAGVKNVIHLSSIGADMKQGNGILAFHHNVETILRSLPEDVAIKFIRPVGFYINMMSFIHTIKSQGAIISNYGGDMKEPWVSPTDIASVIAAETGSPFQGRTVRYVASDEISPNEIASAIGQAIGKPDLQWKVITDEQLLNSWLKAGFNEQIAKGFVELQAAQGDGSLYVDYYNHKPELGLVKLKTFVKDFAAAYNES from the coding sequence ATGAACATCGTACTCACAGGTTCTCTGGGGAACATAGGCAAACCGCTTACTCCTGAGCTGGTAAAAAAGGGACATTCAGTCACGGTTATCAGCAGCAGCAATGAAAAAGCCAAGGACATAAAAGCGTTGGGTGCAACGCCCGCGATCGGCAGAATCCAGGACGTAGACTTTTTAACGCGAACATTCAACGGTGCTGATATCGTCTATCTTATGGAAACAATGGAAGCCGTCGGTGATATGTTTGATAAAAGTGTAGACTTCATCGGCGGCATCAGCGCGATTGGTGAGAATTACAAAGAAGCTGTGTCACGGGCTGGCGTAAAAAACGTGATACACCTGAGCAGCATCGGTGCCGACATGAAACAAGGCAACGGCATTCTGGCTTTTCATCACAATGTTGAAACGATATTGCGAAGTCTGCCGGAAGATGTGGCCATTAAGTTTATCCGCCCTGTAGGATTCTACATTAATATGATGTCATTCATTCATACTATTAAAAGTCAGGGAGCTATTATCTCCAACTATGGGGGCGACATGAAAGAACCATGGGTCTCTCCAACCGATATTGCAAGCGTTATTGCAGCCGAAACCGGCTCGCCATTTCAAGGTCGCACCGTGCGCTATGTTGCCAGTGATGAGATCTCTCCCAACGAAATCGCAAGCGCAATTGGTCAGGCGATCGGAAAGCCGGACCTTCAATGGAAGGTGATCACGGATGAACAATTACTGAACAGCTGGCTAAAGGCTGGATTTAATGAACAGATCGCAAAAGGGTTTGTGGAATTACAGGCGGCACAAGGCGATGGATCGTTATATGTCGATTATTATAACCATAAACCGGAACTTGGGTTAGTTAAATTAAAGACCTTTGTTAAGGATTTTGCGGCAGCATACAATGAAAGCTAA
- a CDS encoding LLM class flavin-dependent oxidoreductase, translating into MKKIGFLSFGHWSNHPAYKTRSAGDTLLQSIDLAVAAEEIGLDGAYFRVHHFAAQLASPFPLLSAIGAKTKKIEIGTGVIDMRYENPLYMVEDAGAADLISGGRLQLGISRGSPEQVIEGWRHFGYEPAKGETDAEMGRSKALEFLEKLKGVGFAQPNPYPMFPNPPGLLRLEPHSEGLRQRIWWGAASNATAVWAAENGMFLQSSTLKFDESGKPFHIQQAEQIRLYKEAWKKAGHKREPRVSVSRSIFALVNDQDQYYFGQEGKQVDKIGMIEQDKRAIFGRGYAAEPDQLIKELAKDEAIQEADTLLLTIPNTLGVDYNVHVLSSILKHVAPGLGWR; encoded by the coding sequence ATGAAGAAGATAGGATTTTTATCGTTTGGACATTGGTCGAACCACCCTGCTTACAAAACCCGTTCAGCAGGAGATACTTTACTTCAATCAATTGATCTGGCCGTCGCTGCCGAAGAAATTGGATTAGACGGCGCCTACTTCCGCGTGCATCATTTTGCCGCTCAGCTGGCTTCTCCATTTCCTTTGCTCTCCGCCATCGGAGCCAAGACAAAAAAAATAGAGATCGGAACAGGTGTAATTGATATGCGTTATGAAAATCCACTCTATATGGTGGAAGACGCTGGAGCTGCAGATCTGATTTCCGGTGGACGATTGCAGTTGGGAATCAGCAGAGGTTCTCCTGAACAAGTTATTGAAGGATGGCGCCACTTCGGATATGAACCAGCCAAAGGTGAAACGGATGCTGAGATGGGTAGAAGTAAAGCGCTGGAGTTTCTTGAAAAGTTAAAGGGCGTAGGCTTTGCCCAGCCTAATCCTTATCCGATGTTTCCCAATCCTCCAGGCTTGCTGCGCTTGGAACCACACTCGGAAGGTTTGCGTCAACGCATTTGGTGGGGAGCAGCTTCCAATGCTACGGCAGTTTGGGCAGCAGAAAATGGAATGTTCCTTCAAAGCTCTACCCTGAAGTTCGATGAAAGCGGTAAGCCTTTTCACATACAGCAAGCCGAACAGATCAGGCTGTATAAAGAAGCATGGAAGAAAGCCGGACACAAGAGAGAACCGCGTGTGTCGGTGAGCCGATCTATTTTTGCTTTGGTGAACGATCAGGATCAGTATTATTTTGGTCAGGAAGGAAAGCAGGTAGACAAGATCGGAATGATTGAACAGGACAAGCGCGCCATTTTTGGAAGAGGCTATGCAGCCGAACCGGATCAACTGATAAAAGAGCTGGCGAAAGATGAGGCAATCCAGGAAGCAGATACGTTGCTGTTGACGATACCCAATACCTTAGGAGTTGATTACAATGTGCATGTGCTGTCATCCATTTTAAAGCACGTTGCACCGGGACTGGGTTGGCGTTGA
- a CDS encoding DUF4868 domain-containing protein: MKNFAALHKKILEGKPPYLTMYFVFKNEETPFTPIIRLVDIDKSVREDLATKFTLFLAGYSDRDLSVGNVSTADERHYDAFIFDIALVSPLEQLEELLNKPDVDKYEYSKDGKRKLDGYIFIMGNDKVKFSFYKEHYPMDAIRRDTYAIFGRSGSRFVSVPDEEIFKLNSKIDFLLYDKVLYVLNEKVMESNFKIHNVLKKKAEKVVDVLNKMSLVENPEYLNQLISEKPAFARKVLRVNADSPVIKLPFKDIKNFITRHPHLNGKLTYNKKGDRIKLDTKVSATLFVKLMDDDFLKSELSQQLYSSISKDRLVDTANTDKTASGSKK; this comes from the coding sequence ATGAAAAACTTTGCTGCACTACATAAGAAAATATTGGAAGGGAAGCCTCCCTACCTCACGATGTACTTTGTTTTTAAAAATGAGGAGACACCGTTTACTCCAATCATTCGACTTGTTGATATAGATAAATCAGTAAGAGAGGATCTGGCGACTAAATTTACTTTATTCTTGGCGGGTTATTCCGATAGGGATCTTTCAGTAGGTAATGTGAGTACGGCGGATGAACGACATTATGATGCATTCATATTTGACATTGCACTTGTGTCGCCTCTGGAGCAGTTGGAGGAACTTTTAAACAAGCCGGACGTGGATAAATATGAATATTCTAAAGACGGAAAGAGGAAGCTCGATGGCTACATTTTTATCATGGGTAATGACAAAGTGAAATTCTCTTTCTACAAGGAGCATTACCCAATGGACGCAATAAGGCGAGATACCTACGCAATATTTGGAAGAAGTGGATCAAGATTCGTTTCTGTGCCGGATGAAGAAATTTTTAAGTTAAACAGTAAGATCGATTTCTTGCTTTACGATAAGGTTTTGTACGTTCTTAACGAAAAGGTAATGGAATCAAACTTTAAAATTCACAACGTTTTGAAGAAGAAGGCTGAAAAGGTTGTCGATGTGTTGAATAAAATGTCACTGGTTGAAAATCCTGAATACTTAAATCAGTTGATTAGCGAAAAGCCGGCATTTGCACGTAAGGTTCTTCGCGTAAATGCAGATTCTCCAGTAATTAAGTTACCGTTTAAGGATATTAAGAATTTTATTACGCGGCACCCTCACTTAAACGGTAAGTTAACCTATAATAAGAAAGGGGACAGGATTAAGCTGGATACTAAGGTCTCAGCCACATTGTTTGTTAAATTAATGGATGATGATTTTCTTAAATCTGAACTATCCCAACAGCTTTACAGTAGTATTTCGAAGGATCGGTTGGTGGATACGGCAAACACTGACAAAACCGCGTCTGGTTCCAAAAAATAG
- a CDS encoding phosphatase produces MKHLLLFASIVMISMISSYGQKTKTLTPSRGHYKQLEAFSGKTKSSNEGIDKQKFITDKETVEKRMSLKPIYLKNITAEDFKIPDVPANSSDKTRAEINYLLALQKYRNEQEVKECLYLADIYYNLRIQPNNPDYPRYRRNLFHIGRSVGSWFNPETLPVTADLMARVWQDASYFIWSLKFKYARIRPVVIDPNVKNQQETDWAAYPSGHAANSYINAYIYLELAPEFTDVFVKDAYDMAHSREIIGVHYPSDSESARIFARQFVNLLFQNESFLKDFENVKKEWAMKAREDFK; encoded by the coding sequence ATGAAACATCTATTGTTATTTGCCTCAATTGTAATGATCAGTATGATATCCAGCTATGGTCAGAAAACGAAAACGTTAACCCCATCACGTGGCCATTATAAACAACTAGAGGCCTTCAGTGGCAAGACAAAATCTTCCAATGAAGGAATCGACAAACAGAAATTTATTACTGATAAGGAAACTGTTGAAAAGAGGATGAGTCTTAAGCCGATCTACCTTAAAAATATTACGGCTGAAGATTTCAAAATCCCGGATGTTCCTGCAAACAGTTCAGACAAGACAAGGGCAGAAATCAATTATCTGTTGGCATTGCAAAAGTATCGAAACGAACAGGAGGTAAAAGAATGCCTATACCTGGCGGACATTTATTATAACCTGAGAATACAACCCAATAATCCTGATTACCCTCGCTATCGTAGAAACCTGTTTCACATCGGTCGTTCTGTTGGTTCATGGTTTAATCCGGAAACTCTCCCGGTAACAGCCGACTTAATGGCTAGGGTATGGCAGGATGCGAGTTATTTTATCTGGTCTTTGAAATTCAAGTATGCAAGGATACGTCCCGTAGTGATTGATCCTAATGTAAAAAACCAACAGGAAACTGATTGGGCTGCTTATCCAAGTGGACATGCAGCGAATTCCTACATAAACGCTTACATCTATCTGGAACTTGCCCCGGAATTCACGGACGTTTTTGTCAAAGACGCTTATGACATGGCTCATTCTCGTGAAATTATCGGAGTACATTATCCAAGCGATTCGGAATCCGCCAGAATATTTGCGAGGCAGTTTGTAAACCTTCTCTTCCAAAACGAAAGTTTTCTCAAAGATTTTGAGAACGTAAAGAAGGAGTGGGCAATGAAAGCAAGGGAGGATTTTAAGTAG
- a CDS encoding helix-turn-helix transcriptional regulator — translation MTEITRVKTITEYHRTRSLPPPEHPLISVIDYSDVKLPPEFNNTRWVLDFYFISLKRNFDGKIKYGQQEYDFDEGLLFFIAPGQVFSVQRDKPASNDKSGWMLLIHPDFLWNTPLAKGIKQHDFFGYSLNEALFVSPKEETILLTVIQNIRQEYHANIDKFSQNIIISQIETLLNYSERFYNRQFITRKKSAHQILIRLEDLMEGYFSDNTLTGNGLPTVIYFADQLNLSPKYLSSMLKVLTGKTVQEFIHIKLIEKAKEKLSTSTLSIAEIAYQLGFEHPQSFSKLFKVRTEVSPLQFRRSFNQN, via the coding sequence ATGACAGAAATTACACGGGTTAAAACGATCACCGAATATCACCGCACAAGAAGTCTTCCACCGCCGGAGCATCCGTTGATAAGTGTTATAGACTATTCCGATGTAAAGCTTCCACCGGAATTTAACAACACGAGGTGGGTACTGGACTTCTATTTTATTTCTCTCAAAAGAAATTTTGATGGCAAGATAAAATACGGGCAGCAGGAGTATGACTTTGACGAGGGACTGTTATTCTTCATCGCCCCGGGACAAGTATTTAGTGTTCAACGTGACAAGCCCGCCTCTAACGATAAGTCAGGGTGGATGCTCCTCATTCATCCGGATTTTCTCTGGAACACACCGTTAGCGAAAGGCATTAAGCAACATGACTTTTTTGGATATTCGCTCAACGAAGCTTTGTTTGTATCGCCAAAAGAGGAGACGATACTATTGACAGTCATACAGAATATCCGGCAGGAATACCATGCCAACATTGATAAATTCAGTCAGAACATAATAATATCCCAGATAGAAACCCTTCTCAATTATTCAGAGCGTTTCTATAACCGGCAATTCATCACACGGAAAAAATCTGCCCATCAGATTCTGATCAGGCTTGAAGATCTGATGGAAGGATATTTCAGTGACAATACCTTAACAGGTAATGGTCTTCCGACGGTAATTTATTTTGCAGACCAACTGAATCTTTCGCCAAAGTATCTTAGCAGCATGCTGAAAGTCCTTACGGGAAAAACCGTTCAGGAGTTTATTCACATAAAGCTTATTGAAAAAGCAAAGGAGAAACTTTCTACCTCCACCTTATCAATAGCTGAGATTGCATATCAACTGGGGTTCGAACATCCGCAGTCGTTCAGTAAACTATTTAAAGTCAGAACTGAAGTTTCCCCACTTCAATTCAGGCGATCATTCAATCAGAATTAG
- a CDS encoding sigma-70 family RNA polymerase sigma factor: MHIDTIPWTRISKELVAFVYRRVKDKSLAQDMVQDVYLKIHSNMGQLKDRDKMMSWIYQITRNVIADHFRAASKKLIPVSDLEDQKHPLNDCVETCLGEMLFELPDKYRQALELTEMQNLSQTQLAEQLSISYSGAKSRVQRARTILKGRMEERYNIKTDSYGNIVVCENKTPCSFPVPFNEMKSS, from the coding sequence ATGCACATTGATACAATTCCCTGGACCAGGATATCCAAAGAGCTTGTTGCTTTTGTGTATCGGAGAGTAAAAGATAAATCCCTTGCTCAGGACATGGTGCAGGATGTCTATTTGAAAATACATTCGAACATGGGACAACTCAAGGATAGGGACAAGATGATGTCATGGATCTATCAGATCACAAGAAACGTGATCGCCGATCATTTTCGCGCGGCTTCTAAAAAACTCATTCCGGTATCAGACTTGGAGGATCAAAAGCATCCGTTAAATGATTGCGTCGAGACGTGCCTTGGGGAGATGCTTTTTGAGTTGCCTGATAAATACAGGCAGGCCCTTGAACTGACAGAAATGCAAAATCTCTCCCAGACTCAACTTGCCGAGCAGTTAAGTATTTCATATTCAGGCGCTAAATCAAGAGTACAACGAGCGCGTACGATTTTAAAAGGGAGGATGGAGGAGAGATATAATATTAAAACAGACTCGTACGGTAACATTGTAGTTTGTGAAAACAAAACTCCTTGTAGTTTCCCTGTTCCATTTAATGAAATGAAAAGCAGTTGA